In the genome of Paenibacillus sp. FSL R5-0766, one region contains:
- a CDS encoding response regulator transcription factor, with the protein MYKVFIVDDEPFIIEGLYDIVDWSSFGMEIVSHAGNGQAALQALSSQPVDILITDISMPLMNGLDLIREARRVQPEIKVIILSGFNEFEYLKEGMQLGIENYLLKPINVEELESTLSNTASKLDHTLSPQADDAYGIQILKDNILHRWLTGQIAATEFEERAQFMNLSLDAPYVAVAVLRDKGQTAGMFERVEEMLRDKRHLNVFHDIDGDIVIIANIQGTSDEEQELMDGLQALSDAITLTHPAARIGAGRLMKGLYHAPTSYAEAKKALQYVMIYPDLKVIDHAMLERCGNSTATFFIEWREYAKLILSRNTEQLADRIRMDFEQHRDGLTPGELQNTALEVVIRFKMELESIKHSDESAIYQQGLQLVLDSGTFDELVRALQQVGSQTIQSLLQDLKNPIVNQVLQHIDKHYAEELSLKLLGAHYHLHPVYLGQLFHKETGETFAEYINKYRIERAKEQLRNSNLKVHEIARNVGYWETGYFYKQFRKYVGISPTDFKVFG; encoded by the coding sequence ATGTACAAGGTGTTTATTGTGGACGATGAGCCATTCATCATTGAAGGTTTATACGATATTGTGGATTGGTCTTCATTTGGTATGGAAATTGTGAGTCATGCAGGTAATGGGCAAGCAGCGTTACAAGCGCTCTCTTCTCAGCCTGTGGACATTCTGATTACGGATATATCCATGCCACTCATGAATGGTCTCGATCTGATTCGGGAAGCAAGGCGAGTGCAACCCGAGATTAAGGTCATTATCCTCAGTGGTTTCAATGAGTTCGAATATCTGAAGGAAGGCATGCAATTAGGGATCGAAAACTATCTGCTCAAACCGATTAATGTGGAGGAACTGGAATCCACGCTGAGCAACACGGCGTCCAAGCTGGATCATACGTTATCACCTCAAGCCGATGATGCGTATGGTATCCAGATTCTAAAAGATAACATTCTTCATAGATGGCTTACGGGACAGATTGCAGCTACCGAATTTGAAGAACGTGCCCAGTTTATGAACCTTTCGCTAGATGCACCTTACGTTGCTGTGGCTGTCTTGCGGGACAAAGGGCAGACAGCTGGCATGTTTGAACGCGTTGAGGAAATGCTGAGAGACAAACGCCATTTGAACGTATTTCATGATATCGATGGAGACATCGTCATTATTGCCAATATTCAGGGTACGAGTGACGAGGAACAGGAGCTAATGGATGGCCTTCAGGCATTATCTGATGCGATAACCCTAACCCATCCGGCGGCACGCATTGGAGCAGGCAGATTGATGAAAGGGTTATACCATGCGCCGACCAGTTATGCGGAGGCCAAAAAAGCACTCCAGTATGTGATGATTTATCCCGACCTTAAAGTCATCGACCATGCCATGCTGGAAAGGTGCGGAAATTCAACGGCGACCTTTTTCATTGAATGGAGGGAGTATGCCAAACTCATTCTATCCCGCAATACAGAACAACTTGCCGACCGGATTCGCATGGATTTTGAACAGCATCGCGATGGGCTTACACCTGGGGAGTTACAGAATACCGCATTGGAAGTTGTGATTCGCTTCAAAATGGAACTGGAGAGCATCAAACACTCGGATGAGTCTGCCATATACCAACAAGGGCTTCAACTTGTACTGGACAGTGGCACTTTTGATGAACTCGTGCGGGCACTTCAGCAGGTTGGGTCGCAGACGATCCAATCCCTATTGCAGGATCTGAAGAATCCGATTGTGAACCAGGTGCTTCAGCATATCGACAAACACTACGCAGAAGAACTTTCCCTGAAGCTGCTGGGTGCCCATTATCATCTTCATCCGGTGTATTTGGGACAATTGTTCCATAAGGAGACCGGGGAGACATTTGCCGAATATATCAACAAATACCGGATTGAACGTGCGAAGGAGCAACTACGTAATTCCAATCTGAAGGTACATGAGATCGCACGAAATGTGGGGTATTGGGAGACGGGGTATTTCTATAAACAGTTCCGCAAATATGTGGGGATTTCACCGACGGATTTCAAGGTGTTTGGTTAA
- a CDS encoding sensor histidine kinase has protein sequence MFMKMLLIFSMISIVTIITLSYIIFLSVSDSTIRRELAIQKAAMEHVDRYIHQQYESVQNMVRDMHQNEALSANITYLMNHSYAEYVQHMTNGYYANQDDYSADVLKHFQNIMDRNSQINQLMLYSAEQQDLSTFNQHKQFRKLDANVAHSYIPDVMAMETPNISAPNYWIRKEINQWDPALYSIRVPINNTQTLRNLGQFLVFFDSEGIGNALDNYESNLKGEIVVLSAKGTVLFDSNNHYYGKKYPYVNVADSLFDQTDMDSLKKEQNMYVNKFVSADQGYVVIGTVPVEEMAETYAGIRNTIISISIVCILFAVLVPAFFIINFAKRTRRIIRFTQKVKYGNLTARIDDPRDDELGQISHSFNDMLDELNLYIERVYKAEIKQKETELVALQARINPHFLYNTLEVIRMRAISQGARDVGEMIYSLSVLFKSLVQQKKNYTLKDEMEACRLYLELFRIRYKDIFIYTIQIDAAYYQHPVVKLSLQPIIENYVVHGIQTERSDNRLSIVVEETDDVVQVEVKDNGKGIDPARLTEILEELERPEESGQMFGLRSVHSRLRFLYGPEFGITIESTLGEGTRIRVRYPHTEGTGV, from the coding sequence ATGTTTATGAAAATGCTCCTGATCTTCTCGATGATATCTATTGTCACGATCATTACGTTATCTTATATCATCTTCCTGTCGGTGTCCGATTCCACGATTCGCCGGGAACTGGCGATCCAGAAAGCGGCGATGGAACATGTGGATCGATACATTCATCAGCAGTATGAATCGGTACAAAACATGGTGAGGGACATGCATCAGAATGAGGCACTCTCAGCCAACATTACTTACCTGATGAATCATTCGTACGCTGAATATGTTCAGCACATGACCAATGGATATTACGCTAATCAGGACGACTATTCGGCCGATGTGTTGAAACATTTTCAGAACATTATGGATCGTAATTCGCAGATTAACCAACTCATGTTATATAGCGCTGAGCAGCAGGATTTGTCTACCTTTAATCAACACAAGCAGTTCCGCAAGCTGGACGCCAATGTAGCTCATTCCTATATTCCGGACGTGATGGCGATGGAAACGCCCAATATCAGTGCACCCAACTACTGGATTCGCAAAGAGATTAATCAATGGGACCCTGCGCTCTACTCCATCCGCGTACCGATTAACAATACACAGACTCTTCGGAATCTGGGCCAATTTCTTGTTTTCTTTGACTCAGAAGGAATCGGTAATGCGCTGGATAACTACGAGAGTAATCTCAAGGGAGAAATCGTGGTGTTATCGGCGAAAGGGACCGTGTTATTTGACTCCAACAATCATTATTACGGGAAGAAGTATCCCTACGTGAATGTGGCCGATTCGCTGTTTGATCAGACGGATATGGATTCATTGAAAAAGGAGCAGAACATGTACGTGAACAAGTTTGTCTCCGCCGATCAGGGGTATGTGGTCATTGGTACCGTTCCGGTAGAAGAGATGGCTGAAACCTATGCGGGTATTCGCAATACCATCATCTCGATCAGTATCGTGTGTATTCTGTTTGCCGTGCTGGTTCCGGCATTTTTCATTATTAACTTTGCCAAACGAACCCGTCGAATTATTCGCTTCACCCAAAAAGTGAAATATGGCAACTTGACGGCTCGCATCGACGATCCGCGAGATGATGAACTGGGGCAGATCTCACATAGCTTCAACGACATGCTGGATGAGCTGAATCTGTATATTGAACGGGTCTACAAGGCCGAGATCAAACAGAAGGAGACCGAGCTGGTCGCATTACAGGCGCGCATCAACCCTCATTTTCTCTACAATACGCTTGAAGTGATTCGGATGAGGGCCATATCCCAGGGGGCGAGAGATGTTGGCGAGATGATCTATAGTTTATCCGTATTGTTCAAGAGCCTGGTACAGCAGAAGAAAAATTATACGCTGAAGGATGAGATGGAAGCTTGTCGATTGTATCTGGAGTTATTCCGAATCCGCTACAAGGATATTTTTATATACACGATCCAGATCGATGCTGCTTATTATCAACACCCTGTGGTCAAACTTTCGCTGCAACCTATCATTGAGAATTATGTTGTACACGGCATCCAGACAGAACGTTCGGATAACCGATTATCGATTGTTGTGGAAGAGACAGATGATGTGGTGCAAGTGGAAGTGAAAGATAATGGCAAAGGCATTGATCCGGCACGCCTGACGGAAATCCTTGAAGAACTGGAACGTCCTGAAGAGTCTGGTCAGATGTTCGGGCTGCGCAGTGTCCATAGTCGATTGCGCTTCCTGTATGGGCCAGAGTTCGGTATCACCATCGAGAGCACCCTCGGAGAAGGAACACGGATCAGGGTGCGTTATCCACATACAGAAGGGACAGGTGTTTAA
- a CDS encoding endo-beta-N-acetylglucosaminidase, translated as MTRKLKPKGLIPKVTAMVLTTALLGQVVASSVYAGDTLPYTGESAKGVNQPYQHGYTSAQILNWTPESDIHGDLLRAHVPLQPRNEAFAATQAYPELSPDTQLFTMSGDYGNAFFDSTPYTNEFSQYLFNYWQYTDYYSYWHGMASAGVPEELYDPSKEWTEKYFEFGILNIPNPAYTNAAHKNGVKSIANIFFSDNDRGPQTYKQMLIQDENGNFPVAEKLAEMAEYYNYDGYFFNQEEVARGVAPEDIASYKKFMKYLRDKGLYVQWYDSTINTTGKIQYQNQFNGLNSPFVQDSVLGRVSDSIFLNYVWNHKMLRDSRDHALSLGLDPLETVFAGVEGGHDKFGRWKQSYDLRHNLDENGQPMNSIATLGADFTHNALDEEMGDGSTNHRAEDEYQWMTFVRDRAWWSGPNQDPTDARRNASADLSDVYASGANWDGIAAYLTERSVINGSNFATSFNTGHGLKYYEDGAVSNDKEWSNINIQDIPVTWQWWMDSEGDKLSVDFDYGPSYEKGARYTYDSIGAFNGGSSLVVNGTLNADNFLRLYKTDLSVNGQSKLELTYNKPSTSDASSLHVGLIFEDDPSNVVNVNVPNAGQHTKGWKTASLDLSAYQGKTIAAMGLSFDPNGKTIENYQINIGEIRMFDGSAAVPDAPTGFHIAKALTNTDELVVAWDMKDYSEVKQYNLYENGAYVGGVYDSTFYIKSLKQPSGELSIRAVGADGTESEANVLPYDLNAAIQNIDVKFKKNGDAIVSWKNPKKAKDSGKDKDKNTGKDKDKNKDKDKGNESIQLTLETEYTKEPFTKSLQVKKGKQSAVLTGLPTNGEHYVLNIAIGGQNPVTRTGQLADLQITPYAKEKVTVKDGKYTLALPDLEDWYKIYVYENGVPREFGVTYVSQKFPYIIRGRTKLSELTFTPAFSNSSLKLVIEDYAGNQATTILR; from the coding sequence ATGACACGCAAACTCAAACCAAAAGGCCTCATTCCCAAGGTCACTGCCATGGTCCTGACCACGGCTCTGCTTGGACAAGTTGTTGCATCATCCGTTTATGCCGGAGACACGCTCCCTTACACCGGTGAAAGTGCCAAAGGGGTGAATCAGCCCTATCAACATGGATACACCTCGGCCCAGATTCTGAACTGGACACCGGAAAGTGATATCCATGGCGATTTACTTCGTGCCCATGTTCCCTTGCAGCCCCGTAATGAAGCGTTCGCTGCCACACAGGCTTATCCTGAGCTTAGTCCGGACACCCAGTTATTCACGATGAGTGGCGATTACGGCAATGCATTCTTCGATAGCACACCTTATACCAATGAATTCAGCCAGTATCTGTTTAATTATTGGCAATATACAGACTACTACAGCTATTGGCACGGCATGGCCTCTGCGGGAGTACCTGAGGAGCTGTATGACCCGAGTAAAGAGTGGACGGAGAAATACTTCGAGTTTGGCATTTTGAACATTCCGAATCCGGCCTACACCAATGCAGCCCACAAGAATGGCGTCAAATCCATTGCTAACATCTTTTTCTCAGACAATGACCGTGGACCACAGACGTACAAACAAATGCTGATCCAGGATGAAAACGGTAATTTCCCTGTGGCCGAGAAACTGGCCGAGATGGCAGAATACTACAACTACGATGGATATTTCTTCAATCAGGAAGAAGTTGCCCGGGGTGTAGCCCCTGAAGATATCGCATCCTACAAGAAATTCATGAAATATCTAAGAGATAAAGGCCTGTACGTTCAGTGGTATGATTCCACCATCAATACAACAGGCAAAATTCAATATCAGAACCAATTTAATGGGCTTAATAGCCCTTTTGTGCAGGATTCAGTTCTCGGCAGAGTCTCGGATTCCATCTTCCTGAATTATGTCTGGAACCACAAGATGCTCCGCGATTCCCGTGATCATGCCCTTAGCCTGGGACTGGATCCACTGGAAACCGTATTTGCTGGTGTTGAAGGTGGACATGACAAATTCGGCCGCTGGAAGCAATCCTATGACCTGCGCCATAATCTGGATGAGAACGGTCAACCGATGAATAGCATTGCGACACTGGGTGCCGACTTCACCCACAACGCTCTGGATGAAGAGATGGGCGATGGCAGCACCAATCATCGTGCGGAGGATGAGTACCAGTGGATGACCTTTGTACGCGATCGTGCCTGGTGGTCTGGTCCAAATCAAGACCCGACAGATGCACGTCGTAATGCTTCTGCTGATCTGTCGGATGTGTATGCATCCGGTGCAAATTGGGATGGAATTGCCGCTTATCTTACCGAGCGATCCGTTATCAATGGCTCCAATTTTGCAACCAGCTTCAATACGGGCCACGGCCTGAAATATTATGAAGACGGCGCTGTCTCGAACGATAAAGAATGGTCGAATATCAACATTCAGGATATCCCTGTCACTTGGCAATGGTGGATGGATAGTGAAGGCGACAAGCTAAGTGTCGATTTTGACTACGGTCCATCTTACGAGAAAGGCGCAAGATACACATATGACTCCATTGGCGCGTTTAATGGCGGCAGCTCTCTCGTGGTGAACGGTACACTGAACGCGGACAACTTCCTGCGCCTGTACAAGACCGATCTGTCCGTCAACGGACAATCGAAACTGGAACTGACGTATAACAAACCGTCGACTAGTGACGCTTCCTCCCTGCATGTTGGGTTGATCTTCGAAGATGATCCATCCAACGTGGTCAACGTAAATGTGCCTAATGCAGGCCAGCATACAAAAGGCTGGAAGACGGCTTCATTGGACTTGAGCGCTTATCAAGGCAAAACCATTGCCGCTATGGGATTATCCTTTGACCCGAACGGTAAGACAATTGAGAATTATCAGATAAATATTGGCGAGATCCGTATGTTCGACGGTTCAGCGGCTGTACCGGATGCACCGACCGGATTCCATATTGCCAAAGCACTGACCAACACCGATGAACTGGTTGTCGCATGGGACATGAAGGACTATTCAGAGGTCAAACAATACAATTTATATGAAAATGGCGCCTATGTAGGCGGCGTGTATGATTCCACTTTTTATATCAAATCGCTAAAACAGCCTTCTGGTGAACTGTCCATTCGTGCTGTTGGTGCAGATGGTACCGAAAGTGAAGCAAACGTCCTGCCTTACGATCTGAATGCAGCCATTCAGAATATCGATGTGAAATTCAAAAAGAATGGCGATGCCATCGTAAGCTGGAAAAACCCGAAAAAAGCAAAAGATTCGGGCAAAGACAAAGATAAGAATACCGGTAAAGACAAGGATAAAAATAAAGACAAAGATAAAGGCAACGAATCGATTCAGCTTACACTAGAAACTGAATACACGAAAGAACCATTCACCAAGTCACTTCAGGTCAAAAAAGGAAAACAATCTGCCGTCCTGACCGGACTTCCTACCAATGGTGAACATTACGTGCTGAACATCGCCATTGGCGGGCAGAACCCGGTAACCCGTACCGGACAGCTCGCAGATCTTCAGATTACACCATACGCCAAGGAAAAGGTCACGGTAAAAGATGGAAAATACACATTGGCCCTCCCGGATCTGGAGGACTGGTACAAGATCTATGTATATGAAAATGGGGTGCCACGCGAGTTCGGAGTCACTTACGTATCGCAAAAATTCCCGTATATCATTCGGGGAAGAACAAAGCTGAGTGAACTGACCTTCACACCAGCGTTCAGCAACAGCTCTTTGAAGCTGGTCATTGAGGATTATGCAGGCAATCAGGCTACTACAATTTTGAGGTAA
- a CDS encoding fatty acid--CoA ligase family protein yields the protein MITYYSRYMLLSVGIGAIPLVPSPMLTVPELAAIFQDAEPHMVIHDDQHANVANATVKLLEYCPKLFTMDEEGTNSSSLAALLQQEPAFSPKDLSKRSVDDTAVLIYTGGTTGRPKGVMHSHRGMAAWNQLTPSAGFGHDLKRRVLVLNLSHLVGQFQLWATMAAGGCLVFLDEYPADVHRIMEAIERDQITQLSTVGQLLRDLTREVSVGSRNLKSLSLIGCGGSIISPDTLQEVVSQFPEIIIVNNYSQAECGMSISRLFPAQHMGDPHRLRSVGRPADLAAQGEQAFEVRILDTDGSETVTGEAGEIVVRGAQTMLGYWRQLEVTAETMSDGWIRTGDVGCLDAEGYLYVFDRLKDMVIVGGSNVFCAEVEHVIVSHQSVSEAAVIGHSLPDEGEELVAFIVLQDGESMDLTRMRAFCEPHLAPYKWPTQLFIVDTLPRTAVDKIDKKQLRKHLSSISSEGLC from the coding sequence ATGATTACTTATTATTCCAGATATATGCTACTCTCTGTTGGGATCGGCGCTATACCGCTCGTTCCTTCTCCTATGCTAACAGTGCCTGAACTCGCTGCCATATTTCAGGATGCAGAACCACATATGGTTATTCATGATGACCAACATGCTAACGTAGCTAACGCCACGGTAAAGCTTCTTGAGTATTGTCCAAAACTGTTCACGATGGACGAAGAAGGGACGAATAGCAGTTCGCTCGCTGCTCTTTTACAGCAGGAACCTGCGTTCTCTCCAAAAGACCTTTCCAAACGAAGTGTAGACGATACGGCAGTCCTGATTTATACGGGTGGGACAACTGGTCGACCAAAAGGGGTCATGCATTCGCATCGTGGTATGGCTGCTTGGAATCAACTTACGCCTTCTGCAGGCTTCGGTCATGATCTCAAGCGTCGTGTGTTAGTGCTCAACTTATCCCATCTGGTGGGTCAGTTCCAGTTGTGGGCGACCATGGCTGCTGGAGGCTGTCTTGTATTTCTAGATGAATACCCAGCGGATGTACACCGCATTATGGAAGCTATTGAACGTGATCAGATTACACAACTCAGCACAGTAGGCCAACTGCTACGTGATCTTACCCGCGAGGTATCCGTAGGAAGTAGAAACTTGAAGAGTCTTTCGCTTATTGGCTGCGGAGGGTCCATTATTTCCCCGGATACACTACAGGAGGTCGTATCGCAATTTCCTGAAATTATCATTGTGAACAACTACTCACAAGCGGAATGTGGAATGTCCATAAGCCGCCTTTTTCCTGCTCAGCATATGGGCGATCCCCATCGCCTTCGATCCGTAGGTCGTCCTGCTGACTTGGCTGCCCAAGGTGAGCAGGCCTTTGAAGTTCGGATATTAGATACGGACGGAAGTGAGACAGTTACGGGCGAGGCTGGAGAAATCGTTGTTCGAGGTGCACAGACCATGCTGGGGTATTGGCGCCAGTTGGAGGTTACTGCCGAGACCATGTCCGATGGCTGGATTCGAACTGGGGATGTCGGTTGTCTGGATGCCGAAGGTTACCTTTATGTGTTTGACCGCTTGAAGGATATGGTTATTGTGGGCGGTTCCAATGTGTTTTGCGCCGAAGTGGAGCATGTTATTGTGAGCCATCAGTCGGTAAGCGAGGCGGCCGTAATCGGACATTCTCTTCCTGACGAAGGAGAGGAACTCGTCGCTTTCATAGTGTTACAGGATGGTGAAAGTATGGATCTGACGCGGATGCGGGCGTTTTGTGAGCCACACCTTGCTCCGTACAAATGGCCGACTCAACTGTTCATTGTGGATACTTTGCCGAGAACAGCCGTGGATAAAATAGATAAAAAGCAGTTGCGCAAGCATCTATCCTCAATTTCATCCGAAGGACTATGCTAA
- a CDS encoding RNA polymerase sigma factor, whose amino-acid sequence MDSIGKNGKEAAEAIRSYVKPIFGFALNRVKHRAEAEDLAQEIMLQLLKSFSGLRDIRNLDAYVWTVARYTWVNWLKKRAHAPQAIEINGISELSAAPSREPLDRLLVTEAYRELRREVAFLSDIHRRIVVMHYYDELKIGDIAIALNIPVNTVKWHLSEAKKKLRKGMKRMRATGTLSVNPVSMGEMGHSGSAGSLGETNDFLGRALAQNIVYAAYHKARTVHQIAEELGMPPSLLEGEVRHLADYNFLTQTSPGKYQSNTIVWDLFELAVAGHQFWQDCAAEVADVHFDALMEVRQQVEDSGVYVPDGDYNFLLWTLLPKNVEEQSWRSMPAGENFDAVAPMRKDGGQYIAYAALNQSHSSDPGFDLSSYVTFGPSLRYVEDTPLYLWQFNTYWSDRQMDWRFLEYRNVEICHAFQQGELPDNEENAEQYSFLLEKGYIRKTEEGYKFNAVWIDSPQTLDRLNKAMPDLSALYAPAVGKLYDKMLNLFLQNQPKHLEPQLAYMVRGNTGGGRLVAYILKHLIDNGKLKPPLPHQQKTISTWMGPVK is encoded by the coding sequence ATGGATTCAATTGGTAAAAACGGAAAAGAAGCGGCGGAAGCGATTAGGAGCTATGTCAAACCGATTTTCGGTTTTGCCTTAAACCGGGTCAAGCATCGGGCCGAGGCGGAGGATCTGGCTCAGGAGATTATGCTGCAGTTGTTGAAATCCTTCTCTGGGTTGCGGGACATTAGAAACCTTGACGCTTACGTCTGGACGGTTGCCCGATACACTTGGGTGAATTGGTTGAAAAAGCGTGCGCACGCTCCCCAAGCGATTGAAATCAACGGCATATCCGAACTGTCTGCCGCCCCTTCCCGGGAGCCGCTTGACCGGCTGCTGGTAACCGAAGCTTACCGCGAACTGCGCCGAGAAGTCGCGTTTCTATCCGACATCCATCGCCGGATCGTAGTTATGCATTACTACGACGAGCTTAAAATCGGCGATATCGCGATTGCTCTGAACATTCCTGTCAACACGGTGAAGTGGCATTTGAGCGAGGCTAAAAAGAAGTTACGGAAAGGGATGAAACGTATGCGTGCAACAGGAACTTTAAGTGTCAATCCGGTCAGCATGGGGGAAATGGGCCATTCCGGTTCGGCCGGCAGTCTGGGCGAAACCAACGATTTTCTTGGACGCGCCTTGGCGCAAAATATCGTTTACGCGGCTTATCACAAGGCGCGTACCGTACATCAAATCGCGGAGGAGCTAGGAATGCCGCCGTCTTTACTGGAAGGCGAAGTCCGGCACCTAGCCGATTACAATTTTCTCACCCAAACCTCTCCCGGCAAATATCAAAGCAATACCATCGTCTGGGACCTCTTCGAGTTGGCTGTAGCCGGTCATCAATTCTGGCAAGATTGCGCCGCCGAAGTGGCCGATGTTCATTTCGACGCGTTAATGGAAGTTCGCCAGCAAGTCGAGGATAGCGGAGTGTACGTTCCGGACGGCGACTATAACTTCCTGCTCTGGACCTTGCTGCCCAAGAACGTTGAGGAGCAATCATGGCGGAGCATGCCGGCGGGCGAAAACTTCGATGCGGTCGCACCAATGCGAAAGGACGGAGGTCAGTATATTGCCTATGCGGCGTTAAACCAGAGCCACAGTTCCGATCCGGGTTTTGATTTGAGTAGTTACGTCACCTTCGGTCCGTCGCTCCGCTACGTCGAAGACACTCCCTTATACTTGTGGCAATTCAATACGTACTGGAGCGACCGCCAGATGGATTGGCGTTTCCTGGAATACCGGAATGTCGAGATTTGTCATGCGTTCCAACAAGGGGAACTGCCCGACAACGAAGAGAACGCCGAGCAATATTCGTTCCTGCTGGAGAAGGGGTACATCCGCAAGACGGAGGAGGGGTACAAGTTCAATGCGGTTTGGATCGACTCTCCGCAAACGTTGGATCGGTTGAACAAGGCAATGCCTGATTTGTCCGCTCTGTACGCGCCTGCTGTCGGCAAGCTCTACGATAAAATGCTCAACCTGTTCCTGCAAAATCAGCCGAAGCATTTGGAGCCGCAGCTTGCTTATATGGTGAGAGGCAACACCGGCGGAGGCCGACTTGTCGCTTATATTTTGAAGCATTTAATCGATAACGGAAAGTTGAAACCGCCGTTGCCCCACCAGCAGAAGACGATTTCAACTTGGATGGGGCCGGTCAAGTAA